AACGGAAAGCTTCTTAAAAAATCCGAGATATGTTGAAATTGCCGATACAGCACAATCGAAGAAACGCATTCGTCAACAATACATTCGTGTAGAAGAGGACGATAAATTAGCAACATTAAAAGATCTATTAATCGTCGATAATCCAGATAGTAGTATTCTCTTTTGTAATACGAAAATCATGGTTGACCGCCTAATGAAGGAATTAGATAGAGCCGATATTAAAGTGGATATGTTACATGGTGGCATGGAACAAAGAGACCGTACCCAAGTAATCAACGATTTCAAACGTGGTTATTTCCGACATTTAGTCGCAACGGATGTAGCAGCAAGAGGGATTGATGTTTCAGATATCGCTTTAGTCGTCAACTATGATATACCGGACAAACCAGAAACCTATGTTCATCGTATTGGCCGGACGGCACGTTTTGAAAATAAAGGGAAAGCATTGTCGTTAGTTATTCCTCGTGACCGAGGTTCTTTTGCGGCGATTTTAGAAGCCCAAGAGCATGCTCTTGAGGAAATTCCTCGTCCAAGTCGTGCAACCGTTGATAAATATCGTTTAGATTTTGATCAAAAACAAAAGAAAAATCCAATGATTCGTAAAGAAATTGGACTTGATTTTAAAGAAGACATTATGAAAATCCATATTAATGCAGGTAAGAAAACGAAAATGAGACCTGGCGATGTCGTAGGGGCAATCTGTAATGTCGAAGGCGTAACAGGCGAGGACATCGGTGTGATTAATTTAATGGACGTTTCCACTTTTGTAGAAATCTTAAATGGCAAAGGGGAAAAAGTATTAAAAGCCCTGCAAATCATGCCAATCAAAGGTCGCAAGCGTCGAGTGAGTCGTTCAAATGAGAGCGAATATGAAAGAGACTTACGTAACGGTTATTAGTCAATAAGTGATTAAAAGCATCAAAATCTTGAAACAGAGGTTTTGATGCTTTTTTTGACGTTGTGAAATAACTTTTATCAGTCTTGTTCCACTAATTGGCAAATGGAGATTGCAGTAAATATTTTGCTTCCAGAAGCAATCCCAAAACGAGTATGTGCTTTATTTTCGAGTTTTTCTGGCAAATTAGCATAACCAAAGTTGCAAGTGAAACTGTCACTATTTTGGATGACTCTGACATTGCCAGAGAATTGTAATTTTTTTTGTTTTTCATTTAACTTTTTAATAATAAATTGTTTGCGCATTTTAAAATTCCTCCTACTGTAAGTTACAGATAAAATGAATTGTAAATAACATTAGGTTATCCTTTTCATATTTGAAAACGAATCATCTTCATCTCCCCCTTGTACTGAAATGATAACATTCGTTACAAGACTGCGCAAAATATCTCTTTAGAAACAGTTGTATCAGTGTATATTTAATTCTATAAGTCATCGCTGAGTTTTTACGGGGATTTTCTGAATGAACTATTTTTTGGTAGAGTAGGATATTATGGTCTAAGTAAATCTAAAAATTAAGTCAAAATATAAACAAGAACATAATAACAATAAAAAACGGAGGATGGAGATTGTGGATACACAAAATTATGAAAAGATATACATCGATGAAAATCAGGGGTTTTTCTTATTTAGTTTTCAAGCCAAGGATATTAATCGAATTATACCGATGCACTTTCACAAAGAGATAGAAGTACTGTATTGTATTTCCGGAAAAATGAAGATTTGGGTGGAAGGGAAGATCATCATTTTACAGCCAGGACAGTTTTTTGTCATTAACAGCTTGGTTCCTCATTCCACACAAAGTTATGAGCAGGGCGAATTTGTCGTATTCTACTTCCATTCGAAACTTTTTTTAGATAAGGAAGCTCGAATAAATGTATGGGAACAAAAAGAGAAGCAAGACATTTATCAGCAAGAAATCAAATTAATCCAACAAATTTTTGCCTCTACACAAAAAGAAGATTCATATATCGTGTTTCATCAACGAAGTCTGTTGAATGAATTTATCTATATTCTGCTAAAGGAATTCTCGACAAATGAAGTTCTTGATCAACGAACTAAAAATCGTAATAAAAAAATCAAAGATATCATTCATTTAATGCAAGAAAACTATGCAAGCCAACTCACTTTAGAAGAATTAGCCCATCTATCGGGATATACAGCGACGTATCTTTCTCGAATGATAAAAGAAAGTACAGGACAAACATTCTCAGAGTATAAAAAAAGTCTCTGTTTGGAACATGCGATCAATATGATTGAAAATACTGAATTGACATTGGAAATCATTGCACAAAAATCAGGATTTGCTAATGAAAAATCTTTGCGCACCGCATTTAAAGAAGCCATGCTTATGACACCAAGAGAATATATAAAAAAGATAAAAAATGACCGAAATACCATAAAAAAGCAACTGTTTTAGAAAAAGAAAACACTTTATAGTGGTTATAGAAAGAAGGGGTGCGAAAATGAACAAAGAAAAACTAGACCGATTATTCTCAACACTTTCTTTTGAAGAAAAAGTAGGTCAAATGATTCAGCTAACAGGAGATTTCTTTAATATTGACGAAAGAATAATGGAAACGGGACCATTAAAGAAACTAGGATTACACGATAATTTTGAACCGTTTAATGTAGGGTCAGTTCTGAATGTAACCGATTCTAAAAATGTGGTGGAGCTTCAAACTGAATACTTAAAACGAGCCAAACATCGTATTCCGTTATTATTCATGGCAGATGTTATTTATGGCTATAAAAGTATTTTCCCCATTCCGCTAGCACAAACATGTAGTTGGAACTTTGATTTAATTGAAAAAAGTGCACAAGTGATAGCAAAGGAATGTTATGATGCGGGCATTCATGTTACTTTTTCTCCAATGGTGGATGTCGCAAGAGACGCACGTTGGGGACGAGTGATGGAGTCTCCTGGAGAAGATGTTTTATTGGCAAAGAAATATGCAGAGCATATGGTTCGCGGTATACAAGGAAACAGGGAAATGATTGGGGAAAATCATATTGCGGCTTGCGTGAAGCATTTTGCAGCATACGGTGCCCCGACAGCAGGAAGAGAATACAACAGTGTCGACTTATCTATGACATCTTTGAGAAATACTTACCTGCCTAGCTATAAAACAGCAATGGATGCCGGTGTAAAGCTTGTTATGACAGCCTTTAATACCTTAAATGGGATTCCTTGTACCGGAAATGAATGGTTAAACAAAGAACTTTTAAGAGATGAATACGGTTTTGAAGGTGTTTTGATTTCAGATTATGCGGCGATAGAAGAATTGAAATACCATGGCTACACAGCAAATAATCAGGAGTCAGCTCAGAAAGCAATTCAGAGTACCGTAGATATTGATATGAAAACGGCTATTTATGCGAATGAGTTGAAGACGCTAACAGAAGAGAATCCTCTGCTTCTACAATTGGTCGATGAAGCAGCTTACCGTGTGTTGACATTGAAAAATGATTTAGGATTATTTGAAGATCCTTATCGTGGTATGAAACGAGAAGCAGAAGCAGAAACTTCTTCTTTCCCAAGAGAACATGTAGAAGCGATGGAGGAATTGGCAAGAGAGTCGATTGTCTTATTGAAAAATGACGATCAATTACCATTGAAGAAAAAGAAAATTGCTTTGATTGGTCCTTATAGCAAAGAGAAGTCGGTTCTTGGCTTCTGGGCAATCACCGGTGACGAAGAAGATGCCTATTCATTATATGATGGACTGACAGAATTCTCAGACGAAGAAAATCTTGGTTGGGATATTGATGTAGCATTAGGTACCCCTTTGATTCAAGAAAAAGATTTTTATCAGTTTGGGAAATATGCGGATCGTTTTGTGGAAGAGACTCAAAGCCAAGAACAATTGTTGACAGAAGCTCTGGAAGTAGCAAATGCTTCGGACATAGTGTTATTAGCATTAGGTGAGTCTGCCTATCAAAGCGGTGAAGGCGGTTCTCGCGTAAACCCATCACTGCCTGAACATCAAATCGCTTTACTGAAGGAATTAAAGAAAACAGGGAAACCGATTATTCTAATTGTTTTCTCTGGTCGGCCTTTAATTTTAGACAAGGTAGTTGATGAGGTAGAAGCGATTATATACGCTTGGTTCCCTGGGACGATGTCTGGAAAAGTCTTGGCGGAAATCCTATCGGGAAAAGTGAATCCCTCAGCTCGTCTATCGATGACTTTCCCAAGAGCGGTCGGTCAAATTCCGATTTACTATAGTGAGCTTAGTACGGGACGGCCTCATGAGCGCATTGAGCCCTACCATCGCTTTGCATCTCGTTATTTGGATGAAAGCAACAGTCCACTATTTCCATTTGGTTTTGGCCTATCTTATAGTCAAGTGGCGTATACGGAAATGAAGGCTAAGGAAGAAGATGATAAACAGTATGTAACGATTCAAGTCACGAATACGGGTGTCTACCCAACTAAAGAAGTTGTCCAATTATACGTACAAGATAATGCAGCTTCGGTTGTACGGCCAGTGAAAGAATTGAGAGCCTTTGAAAAAATATCTTTAAATCCTGGGGAGACGAGTGAGGTTGCTTTTGAATTAACAGATGACTTATTTTCTTTTATTGATAACGAAGGCAATGAAATCGTAGAAGAAGGAGAATTCACCTTATTTATTGGACAACATGCGCTCGATGATCATTTCCAATTAACCGTGCAGCGGTAAAGGGTGTAACAATCAGTAAAACGATTGAAGAAGTTTTGTGATATGAAATAGTTCTTAAAAAGAAGCTAAAAAAAGATAAGGAGACAGAACATGGCTGAAAAAGAATATTTAAATATAGCAAGAGATGTTATTGACGCAGTAGGTGGGCAAGACAATATTAGTTCAATGGCACACTGCGCAACTCGTTTACGCTTAGTGGTGAAAGACCGTGACAAAATTCAAGACGAAAAAGTGGAGAATATAGACAAGGCGAAGGGCTTTTTCTTCACCTCAGGACAATACCAAATTATTTTTGGAACAGGAATTGTTAACCGTGTATATGAAGCGATGGAAGAAGTCGGTGTTTCTGCAACCACAAAAGAAGGCTTAAAAGAACAAGCTGCTGATAAAGAAGGCAGTTCTTTGAAACGATTGATACGTGTCTTTGGTGATGTGTTTGTACCTATCATTCCTGCTTTAGTTGCGACTGGTTTGTTCATGGGATTACGGGGATTATTAACACAGCCACAAATGTTAGGTTTATTTGGGATGACGCCAGATAGCATTTCGTCTAATTTCATTATGGTGACTCAGATTCTAACAGATACAGCCTTTGCTTTCTTACCAGTTTTGGTTTGTTGGTCTGCATTCCGAGTCTTTGGCGGAAGCCCGCTATTAGGGATTTTACTCGGATTAATGCTTGTTAGTCCTTCACTTCCAACCTCTTGGGATGTCGCTCAAGGAACAGGAGATCCATTGTTATTTTTCGGATTTATTAAAGTTGCTGGCTATCAAGGGTCAGTCTTACCAGCATTTATTATGGGATTCTTAGGTGCCAATATTGAAAAAAAAGTTCGGAAAGTTGTCCCTCCAGCATTAGATTTAATTTTAACACCATTTATTAGCTTATTAGCGATGTTGTTATTAGCATTATTCCTCGTTGGCCCAGTGTTCCACGAAGCTGAAATGTTATTGCTACACGCTGTAGAATGGATTTTGAACTTACCATTTGGTTTAGGTGGATTGATTTACGGAGGTCTGAACCAGATTATCGTTGTCACCGGCTTGCACCATGCGTTAAATTTAATTGAGATTCAATTATTAGCAGAAACAGGCTGGAATCCAGTAAATATGATAAGCACTGCCTCAATTGTGGCGCAAGCAGGTGCAGCCTTTGCAGTAGGGCTAAAAAGTAAAAAAACAAAAGTCAAGGCAGTTGCGTTTCCTTCAACTTTCTCAGCCTTATTAGGAATCACTGAACCAGCCATGTTTGGTGTGAACTTGCGTTATGGTAAACCATTTATCATGGGGTTACTCGGTGGAGCAGTTGGTGGATTCTTAGCAAGTATTTTTAACATGCAAGCAACTGGGATGTCTATTACAGCAATTCCGGGACTTTTACTGTATTTAAATAATCAATTCTTTATGTATATTTTGATCAGTGTCATTAGTTTTTTTGTCGCTTTCGGGTTGACATGGATGTTTGGATACAATGATGGCATGTTAGAAAAATAAGTTAGGAGTCAGACAATGTTGCCACAGAAAGAATGGACGATGGAAGAAAAATACCTACCGTATGATCAATGGTCTGAAGAATATGTGAATCAATTGAGAGCGTCCGTGCAAGCTTCGAAATGGCGACAAACGTTTCACGTGCAGCCTGAAACAGGCTTGTTGAACGACCCAAATGGATTTTCATATCATGATGGGAAATGGCATTTATTTTATCAAGCTTTCCCATATGGACCCGTTCATGGGTTAAAGTCGTGGTATAAAGCAGAATCTAAAGATTTAATCCATTGGGAAAGCCAGGGTTCAGCAATTTTACCAGATACAGTTTATGACAGCCACGGTGCCTATTCCGGTTCAGCTCTTCCAGTTGGAGATGATTTGCGCATTTTCTATACGGGAAACGTACGCGATGAAGAATGGAACCGCTCATCTTATCAGTTAGGTGCTGTCATGAAAAAAGATAAGATTTTAAAACTTGAAAAGCCATTGATTGATCACATACCAGAAGGATATACAGGACATTTTCGTGATCCGCAGGTATTTGAACATGAAAATAGCTATTATCTCGTGATTGGCGCTCAAACAAATCAAGAACAAGGAAAAATTCTAGTCTATCACAGTGCTGATTTGAAGTGCTGGTCGCTTTTAGGACCCTTGTCATTTATCAACGAATCAATGGGATACATGATTGAATGTCCACATTTGGTTGGATTGTCAAAGACACCCATTTTAATATTCTGTCCTCAAGGATTGGATAAGACCATCCTAGACTATGATAATTTGAATCCAAATGCCTATATAATAGGAGATTTCGTTGATTTTCAGTCGCTGACTTTTGAAGGAACAACAGAACTTCGAAATTTA
This genomic interval from Jeotgalibaca arthritidis contains the following:
- a CDS encoding DEAD/DEAH box helicase, which translates into the protein MSQNRFSEYLLDESIIKSLTVLKYTEPTAVQKEVLPLLLNKKDVIVKSQTGSGKTAAFGIPLCQLVNWEERAPQTLILTPTRELAMQIKEEIFNIGRYKRLKVEALFGKSSYQSQVKNLKQRTHIVVATPGRLFDHIERGTIDLSKIKTLIIDEADEMFAMGFIDQVEDILHELPLDRTTALFSATMPAAVKKLTESFLKNPRYVEIADTAQSKKRIRQQYIRVEEDDKLATLKDLLIVDNPDSSILFCNTKIMVDRLMKELDRADIKVDMLHGGMEQRDRTQVINDFKRGYFRHLVATDVAARGIDVSDIALVVNYDIPDKPETYVHRIGRTARFENKGKALSLVIPRDRGSFAAILEAQEHALEEIPRPSRATVDKYRLDFDQKQKKNPMIRKEIGLDFKEDIMKIHINAGKKTKMRPGDVVGAICNVEGVTGEDIGVINLMDVSTFVEILNGKGEKVLKALQIMPIKGRKRRVSRSNESEYERDLRNGY
- a CDS encoding serine hydrolase produces the protein MRKQFIIKKLNEKQKKLQFSGNVRVIQNSDSFTCNFGYANLPEKLENKAHTRFGIASGSKIFTAISICQLVEQD
- a CDS encoding AraC family transcriptional regulator — its product is MDTQNYEKIYIDENQGFFLFSFQAKDINRIIPMHFHKEIEVLYCISGKMKIWVEGKIIILQPGQFFVINSLVPHSTQSYEQGEFVVFYFHSKLFLDKEARINVWEQKEKQDIYQQEIKLIQQIFASTQKEDSYIVFHQRSLLNEFIYILLKEFSTNEVLDQRTKNRNKKIKDIIHLMQENYASQLTLEELAHLSGYTATYLSRMIKESTGQTFSEYKKSLCLEHAINMIENTELTLEIIAQKSGFANEKSLRTAFKEAMLMTPREYIKKIKNDRNTIKKQLF
- a CDS encoding glycoside hydrolase family 3 N-terminal domain-containing protein; translated protein: MNKEKLDRLFSTLSFEEKVGQMIQLTGDFFNIDERIMETGPLKKLGLHDNFEPFNVGSVLNVTDSKNVVELQTEYLKRAKHRIPLLFMADVIYGYKSIFPIPLAQTCSWNFDLIEKSAQVIAKECYDAGIHVTFSPMVDVARDARWGRVMESPGEDVLLAKKYAEHMVRGIQGNREMIGENHIAACVKHFAAYGAPTAGREYNSVDLSMTSLRNTYLPSYKTAMDAGVKLVMTAFNTLNGIPCTGNEWLNKELLRDEYGFEGVLISDYAAIEELKYHGYTANNQESAQKAIQSTVDIDMKTAIYANELKTLTEENPLLLQLVDEAAYRVLTLKNDLGLFEDPYRGMKREAEAETSSFPREHVEAMEELARESIVLLKNDDQLPLKKKKIALIGPYSKEKSVLGFWAITGDEEDAYSLYDGLTEFSDEENLGWDIDVALGTPLIQEKDFYQFGKYADRFVEETQSQEQLLTEALEVANASDIVLLALGESAYQSGEGGSRVNPSLPEHQIALLKELKKTGKPIILIVFSGRPLILDKVVDEVEAIIYAWFPGTMSGKVLAEILSGKVNPSARLSMTFPRAVGQIPIYYSELSTGRPHERIEPYHRFASRYLDESNSPLFPFGFGLSYSQVAYTEMKAKEEDDKQYVTIQVTNTGVYPTKEVVQLYVQDNAASVVRPVKELRAFEKISLNPGETSEVAFELTDDLFSFIDNEGNEIVEEGEFTLFIGQHALDDHFQLTVQR
- a CDS encoding sucrose-specific PTS transporter subunit IIBC, yielding MAEKEYLNIARDVIDAVGGQDNISSMAHCATRLRLVVKDRDKIQDEKVENIDKAKGFFFTSGQYQIIFGTGIVNRVYEAMEEVGVSATTKEGLKEQAADKEGSSLKRLIRVFGDVFVPIIPALVATGLFMGLRGLLTQPQMLGLFGMTPDSISSNFIMVTQILTDTAFAFLPVLVCWSAFRVFGGSPLLGILLGLMLVSPSLPTSWDVAQGTGDPLLFFGFIKVAGYQGSVLPAFIMGFLGANIEKKVRKVVPPALDLILTPFISLLAMLLLALFLVGPVFHEAEMLLLHAVEWILNLPFGLGGLIYGGLNQIIVVTGLHHALNLIEIQLLAETGWNPVNMISTASIVAQAGAAFAVGLKSKKTKVKAVAFPSTFSALLGITEPAMFGVNLRYGKPFIMGLLGGAVGGFLASIFNMQATGMSITAIPGLLLYLNNQFFMYILISVISFFVAFGLTWMFGYNDGMLEK
- a CDS encoding sucrose-6-phosphate hydrolase encodes the protein MPQKEWTMEEKYLPYDQWSEEYVNQLRASVQASKWRQTFHVQPETGLLNDPNGFSYHDGKWHLFYQAFPYGPVHGLKSWYKAESKDLIHWESQGSAILPDTVYDSHGAYSGSALPVGDDLRIFYTGNVRDEEWNRSSYQLGAVMKKDKILKLEKPLIDHIPEGYTGHFRDPQVFEHENSYYLVIGAQTNQEQGKILVYHSADLKCWSLLGPLSFINESMGYMIECPHLVGLSKTPILIFCPQGLDKTILDYDNLNPNAYIIGDFVDFQSLTFEGTTELRNLDDGFDVYASQAIDAPDGRTLCVSWLGLPENEYPVYQDGWTNCLSLVKELKVKGNQLYQYPVEEMNKTKRLLEEKTEKINGMVTLHHPDENAYELEIILPENQQGTLYLLANKEQTRYLKVDFDSKQGLVEVDRTNVGIEKINETKSTRQSKLLPNKELKMNIFVDTSSVEIFFNDGMKVLSSLAFPEKEDTFIFLEMKESHVSTRFFKIE